In the Sander lucioperca isolate FBNREF2018 chromosome 24, SLUC_FBN_1.2, whole genome shotgun sequence genome, AAGACAACTCACCAGTATTCTGTCGCTGTCTATGATGGTGTTGAGACGATGAGCGATGGTGAGTACGGTGCATTCTCTGAACTTGTCCCGTATGGTTTTCTGGATCAGTTCATCTGTCCTGCAGAGACACGGCACATACATTAAAGATAGGGATGCATTTTTTGACTatgctatagtatgactttaaaaaaattatttctacGTACTATACAAGGACTTttttaaaatcacttttttgacgtactatactatgacttttcacgACTGTTTGACATACTttaatatgacttttataaATATGACCtattattttttcgacatactatgacttcttttaatcacttttttcgatatactatagcAGATGGAgggtttgagagagagagacggaagCTGGCGTCAGTTGTTTCCTTGTCTAAGTAGCTCAGCCCAGTGTCACTGTGCTGGTCAGCTTTTAAATATTACAACAATAAGCTCACATATTGTGTACTGTAACTTATTTTTCGCAGTCTAGACAAAAGTAGTATCAGGTCTTGTCACATCCCGAACAATCATGTATTCTCTCTCCTTTAAACCCAGATATTGAACGTCTGTGTCTTCTCATTAAATCAGTTGAAGTTCATGGTTGTCCCCGGGGCCAACAGCAGTGAAGCAACGGCTTCTGCTGGGGTACGGCCAGGGGTGAAGGGGTGCTCTGCAAATACTGCCGCTGAGGTGAGTTGTGTCAGCAGTACCTGGGGTCCACGTTGGCTGTGGCCTCGTCGATGACGAGGATGCGGTTCTTCCTGAGGATGGCTCTGGCCAGACACACCAGCTGCCTCTGGCCAACGCTGAAGTTGGAGCCCGACTCGGCCAGAACCGTCTCCAACTTCCCcggcagctcctccaccacaGACTTCAGCTGCACCTGTAGGGAACACGGAGTGAGTTTGCCTGACACACGCAACAACATGAGCTAGAAACTCAACTTTTGGAGTGTGCTGATTGGATACTAGCCTCCTCAAGAGCCTTCCACAGGTCTTCATCAGTGTGATGGTTGAAAGGGTCCAAGTTTTTCCTCATGGAGCCTGTAAACAGCACTGGGTCCTGGAAaacaggaggggggggggtgcttCCCAGGTTAGTCATTGAATCAGTTGACTTTAATCTAGTTGAGTCTCCAACTATTTTAACCTATGGTGTTAGTAGTTTTTTGCAAACCAGGGTTAAGAgatagcctggaaatccagacccaaatccgaaaggaTTAAAGGTCTGGCATAGAGTCATGAAAGTCGCCCatctcgaggggcggcaccaagcgtgcatttgaaaatctcactgcacgcaattggataacaatcgaccaatcacaacaatacattgggtgacgtatccagagccccatacgcttagctagcagcggagctaactggtagattaaactgtcgtcatctgtttagctcgcctctggcccgcctacatcagatacaccgatgtgattggtgcagctcggctacaagggtaTAGTTAATGAGCAGCATTACTcgatgccagagtgactcgctgagcaaattcaaattgcgctctcgcgagaactctggatttccagggtagttaagagaccttttttaaaacagttaaGCAGCCATGACACCGTCAGGCTCAGTAGCACTAGAGCACTAGtgttgaagaagaagaagtcacTTGTTATTTGAAGCGGCAGCTTCAGCAGACAAAGAAAGGAGTATTGGTATCTTTTCCCTTTGTCTAAATACCTGATTCTCCTTATGTGATGTACCTTCCTGTCCCATTCAAGACACTGGCACTTGCCTACAGTGCTGTGAATGGCTCAGACCCATCTTACATTCAGGACGGGGTCTACTGCTCATTGGCTTGCTACTTCCTCATTGCTACCACTCATCAAAGTCATGGCTGCCTTGCCACAACAGGCCTTTTTCcccagcagacattttgacttgtcatagtaggaaaagcacaggtgtttaCTGAACTCTGCTGTTTTGTCCAACTCAGCCCGCTAGCATAGCAGCAAAGCTCTCCTTAATGACAGCCGACAAGACTTTCTGCTTGGTTGGGTGATTTTCTGCTACTGAACTAAGAAAACAAAACGGTCATTTGGATCCTTTCCACACAGGCGGctttttgttccgttttgagtCCACATAATCAAACTCCCAGTAACTTCCTGGCACTTGTCAGTCATACacgcttttttttcctctgctaTCCTCCTGGGCTACAATAATAACTGTCAATTTCATACAACGAGCTAATCACTGGGCTTGTGTTAGCGTGTTGTCTCTGCATGTGTCAGTTTTAATCCACAATAGTAGGTCAGCTGATGTTTACCTGAGGAATGATGGACATCTTCTGGCGCAGGTCGTGGAGGCCGATCTCAGAGGTCAGAACACCATCGATGTAGATCTTCCCCTGAGGCTCGGCCAGGCGGAagagagctgagaccagagagcTTTTCCCAGCACCTGTTCTACCCACAATACCAACCTGacacagagaaaagcagaatCCGGTTTAATAATATCAGTTTGGGTTAACATGATGATAAATGAGCAGTATTGTGTCCTCTGAAGAGAAAGATGTCTGACCTTCTCTTTGGGTCGGAACATTGCTTTCAGGCTCTGCAGCACTAGCGGTCCTTCGGTGCTGTAGGAGAAGCTGACCTGGTCAAAGGTCACCAGGCCTTTTCtgggccaatcaggaggagGACGCTTCTGGGTTTCCCAGGGTGCCTCACTCTCCAGTTCAGTGTACTCCACCACTCTCTCGACCGAGGTCATCTGAAGACAGTCGAGATTAGGGCTGACTGAGCGATTAATCAAATTTACACCGACATTGCAATGTAATATAATCAGTTCTGCCGCTTTctgtattctgctaaaatgcaACAAGTTCCTTGATGAAttttaaaacaacataaaaccTCCATCTCCAATATTATTTTACTGAACAAATTAAATTCAATATAAAAGCAACATTGAAAAAGaatgagttacattttaaagtctgGTACTCTCAACAAACAAATTTCTGAGTGTCTTTCGAGATAtatcgcagcctttcgcgatgtgtttattgcgccagttggtGTCGCGATGACAATAACAAAACGATATATTGCGTAGCCCTAGAACAGACAGCTGTAGGCTGATCGGAGCAGAGAGGAAGTGGTAGTAAATGAACAGCATAGGTTTGAGTTTGACCATGAACAAATGCTGCAGCTCATCAAGACCCAagtaaagttcccgtgtcttgcttcccAACTGTTGGGTAGAGTGAAGATGGTTAGCCCTCACAGTGAGCACCAACTTCAGCCCTGGAGGCAAAATGAAGGCTCCCCTGTGCTTCCTGACCACGGTTTGGAAGCTGAAGCAGGAATAGAACAGTTTTACAATGGGGCTTTGAGTTATTTAAATAGTTTCTTCTTTTTAACCCTACCCATTGATTTCGAGTGCCGCTCGCTTTTTGACTTCCCCCTTGGAACAGTATTATAAGGGGTAGTGGTTGAAATCTTCCCCTATGTAATTGGACAACCCTTCAAGACACTGATCCGCCATTAGTAGTCGTTGATGGCGATTACGGAAACAGACGCAACAAGTCTATTGCCGGAATCTGGGCAGCAGGATCACCAGAGATGGCCGCCAGCTGGTCTGAGGCGGCTCTCATCTCTGAAAACGTTGAAGCAAATTTCCAAACAGGCGTTATTTGGATAAACTAACCAcatatttcaaattaaaacGGTTACTTTCTCACCTGAAAATATATGAAAAACTTTATAAAGCAACATAATAAAGCTTTTACCCTGGCTCAACATTTTCGTGGCTAGCGACCCGGCCAGTGGCTCTTACGTCTCCGAAAACGTCTGTAATACATTGAAACAACGTGATACCGTTTACAGCTGTGTTTTGACTATAACAGCTGATCTGTGCAAGCCGACTTATGGATGCGATTTGAATTTATATTATGAACAATGAAAATTAAGAGGGGGTAGGACTAGAAAAGTTCTTTACTTCTGAGTtgcttatactgtatgttgctgatgatcttgtttgtttttcttttctgttaatttcttaaaatgttctattttgtatttgtatttagttTTGTTCAATAAATTGACTATAATAAATAATTGCACCTTTGGTTTTTATTGTTACCGTCAGTTACTAACTGGAGATAAGGCTTGAAGTTACAAGTTGCAATGACATCTGGATAGCAAAGTGAACTAAATAAATCCTATATATTAGCTTTGAAtacaagttgtaaaaaaaaaaaaaagaaggaatatCTTACCATGTTCTCCAGCTCTGTACTCTGCCTGACACCCCACTGGAACATGCCCATCAGTGTAACAGAGTAAGTCAGAGACAGACCAACGGAGCCAGCGTCCAGCTCTAACAGAAGCAGGAAAAagacatttcatattttattgaaATAGAAGATGCatggtattttatttcttttttaaagattatctttggggcattttaggcatttattaatataggacagcttaagacatgaggagagagagggggaatgacattcagcaaagggcggcaggaaaaacctctatatatgggcgcacgctctaccaggcgagctacccaggcgccagATGCATGGTACAGCAGTACAAAGTCAGTGTTCAAAGATTTAGAACCTTCCTTACGGTCTCTTAGCAGCAGGCAGCCAAATGTGGCGACAGTAACAAAGATGGCGCAGAGGCCGTCAAGACGAACAGCGAACCAGCGGGAGGTGGTCAGGAACAGGAACCAGGCCGCTgttcaggaaaaaaaatatatgttaatGACCCAGGACTAACAGAGCTCCCAAATTCTTCATATTGATGAACAGTGAATATAACAGTGTTGAGGAGAACCTGAGTGCAGGTCCTGATGGGCATCAAAGGCTTGCTGGAACCTCTCCTCGGCTCCAAAGGCTCGGATGGTCCACAGGCCCTGAAGAGATGACGAGAGGTGGGAGAACACCGGACTCCGAGCTGCGGGAAAGATGAAAAAGCCATTTTAGTCACGGTTGCTGCCACTTGATTCAATACATTTCACACAAAAGTGCCCAGCCTTCATACTGTACGTGATATAGATAGCATTTTGGGACACTCACTTGTGGCCTCGAGGCGTTTGATGTTTCTGGAGGTCTGCAGGAAGTAGCGACGTAGGAAgaggaagacgaggaggagggggaCAACAGGGATGAGGATCCAGGGGATCACTGACACCGACACAGCAATCGTCCCGACAATCTGCAGGAACACCtgctcagagaaaaaaaaaaaaaaattacttaaatTCTGAAGTTGGCTTGTTTACGGATTACTGTTTGACGTGGATTTCAGCTGATTAATCAATGCAGTTTAGGGCACAGACGTCTGACCTCCCAGCTGAGCAATAGGACAAAGTCAAAACTAGTGACGGTAATAACTCACAGTAACAATTGAATTACAATAGCATTGACTACTGTGCAGAATTCTCTTGCTGCCACAACAGGCTGAAAAGGTCCAGCTGATCTTTTTAATGTATGTGGAGCCCATTTCAGACATGGAATGTGTAACACTGCCGGCTTCAAAGATAGGTGTCAGCCCCATAAGTGTTCCTTGCAGCTTTATTCAGACATGACAGGACATGTACGGAAAATGCCACAGTGCTTTTGAAAAGGACACCCGTGCAGTGTGCGTTCAAAACATGCCTGTTCAGAATGGGCCGACTGCTTGGCCTGgagtattgctgcttgcagctttctggAGAAGCGCTCATCTCATCAACTTCAGTAGTCATGGCTACTCACAGTCAGAAACACCGGTGAAACACACTGGTTCACGAGGAAAGGGACTCCCTCACTCACAAAGATTCCTGCCTTTATTGTACGATGATGGTCAATGCATCTTGATCTGCTGTATGTTTCGGTTATTTTTTGCTGTTACTAGATTGTTTCTGATGACACTCGCCACTCTCTTTTACGTTAACCTTTTTCCACTTATTTCTGAGGCAGTCTGAGTTgcgtaaaataaatataaatgggTAATGAATCAAATTTCATGATTTTCTTTGCATAAAGGTGATTTAAGTTGTACATTTAAGGGTTGATTTCAATCAGGCAAACACACAAGAGAAGACTGGTAAGCAAATGGCAgagtatttatatttctggtgGCAGCAGTCATCTTATTTTAACGTTCATGCAATATTCTTGAACCCATTACATTTATGCTGATATACTAAATGACCAAGAGGCTCTCCAGTGGTTAGTTTTCATCAACTCTGTAGCTTTAGTGTACAGGTTCTCACGAGCTTTGTCATTGCTGTGAGATCTATCCTTACCTGAATGAAGTCAGCAAAAGTCCATGGCAACATAGAATCCAGCTGGCCAATATCCTTCGAAAACCTGTTTAAGACTCTTCCTGAGGTGAGACAGGAGAGAATATGGAGAATATCTTACTATGGAAATATTAACTAGAGACATCGTAATATTTTGTTTTCCAGTTTATATTTATGCGGAGAATTATTTGCGGTTTGGTGTAGGTTTAAGTGCCATCACAGCTTTTCTTTTAGTAATGAGATTTCCCCTCACACGATATGGTAATGCTCCAATACGTCTTTAATGAAGCTGTATTACGGTTACGGAGTATAATTCTCCTCTGACATTGTATGACTTACAATTACTCTCAAACTCCTATGTTTTGACGGTAGTTAGAGGAactagaggggtcaaaggttatatgacTCCACTGACAGGCGACCAAACGAAATGTCTGTGTCATTGAAATAAAATTGGAGATCTCTCTGCGTTtaaacattgttggaaacatttgggatagtatatgcacacaactcaacaaaatatataacacaggTATAGTCGTTTTTAGATacagaaatattacatattgtTCCATGCAATAATTCAACTAATGCCCCAAATACTATCGATATATGCTTAGTATTTGAGgtaatgttttaaattttgCTTACCAATAGGGTTGACGTCAAAGAAGTGCACAGGTGTTTTGAGTATGGAGTTGAACATGCGGTTGTGCAGAGTCTGTGCAGACCTCACCAACACGTGGAACAGGACAATATTCCTGAAGAAGCCAAAAAAGATGACGGCTGCAGTCAAACCTGTAAAAACAAGCAGCAGAATGTTCTCCTTTAAACTACtgaaatacaatacatacagtGCACGTTTATATTACAGCATGTGTTGTCAGATTACCTCCAAAAACACCCAGGTAGAAATCTGTATTCAGCTCTGCAGTGATGTTTAGCCCGTTTTGGATGACAGTGCTGTTAGCAGTCAGCTTATCTTGCTCGTCAGCCCTGATCAATCAAAAcgttacaaaaataaataaagtcataCAAAAGCAGAGACCTCTGAGGAATATACCAATATTGGGGATTAGTGTACTTTTGTTCTTCTTTTCAGTGGTTTTCATTCTTACCAGTGAGCCAGCCACCAGTCCTGCATGATGTATGCTACCTAGATGATTAAAAAGAATGGCCAATAGGTTAGTGTGTTTCTCTAAATCTCAAGAGGAGATAGCTAATTCTTTAAGTACATTCGATGACAATCTTTTCGGCGTCTCCTCCATTTCTTCACCCACAGGAAGGCCACAGCGCAGCCGGATactctacaaaataaaaaataaataaaatgttgtagtGTCGTCTTCATATACTAAGACGacactaaaacatttttgatttgTATTTTTTGATTTTGTAGAGTATCCTGCTGCGCTGTGGCCTTCCTGTGGgtgaagaaatagaggagacgccgAAAAGATTGTGTGCATGGCCGCTCTGCTCCTGATTGCAGCTGGTATCAACTGACAGATTGGataaccaaaataaaaatagctcTGCGAGCTGCGTACCTGAGCCAGAATGCTGACCACTATGCCAACCAGCAGAACAACGATGCTGGCTCCAGCTCTCAGGTATTTGACATACAGACTCACTCCAATAGTTCCCTCAGCACGACTCTCCTCTGCTACGGTCTGCACATGCTCTGCCTGTATGGACAAACATCATGATCACAGTGCACAGTTTAATAGATTATAAACCACACAGAGAACATTCTAAGCAAGACCAACTGACACTATTAGGAATGACTATTTAACAACAACGTATGTAAAACTGTAACAGACATGATGCAGCTGGGTGGAGCTAAACATAAAATGCAAAAAGAAGCAACTCAGCTCACCTGGGCCCAGTGTGCTGAGGTTTCTAAAGCTGCAgtattctctgtctctccctctctctgctctggCTGTCTCCACTGGCACACCAAGGTTATGTTAGGTGTCTTAAGTTTGCCTTTTGTTAAGTTCACACTTTACAACACCAGTACACACTTACCTCTGTCGCTCATGCACACCCTTTGCCACCGACTCCACTGATTTCTACATCCCATATCTGTTAGTTTGGTCTAATTTGGTTCAATTtgatttaataatgtattgCTAAACATTTAACATGGTGTTGTCTCCCTCTATGTTTTGACCATCTAAGCCTGGTCATAATAAAACCCAgacaaaaaaacccacaaaaaagCGACATTGTGGAACGTACCAAACTCGCTGTTTCATcggattttgaaattaaaaagccattgaATTTGTAGCACTGAATATTTATGCATTGAAATTATGTATCTGATTTTTTTTGCCTCTGAATATTACTCTTCAAATTTTCAACAACTAATTTTCACCTTATTTTTCTAAGTTCACAAATTCAGAATCAAAAAATCtacgttaaaaaataaataaatccatataccaaattcagatgcaaaatacaatgtttAAAATTCAACTAATCTTATCAAGTTGCTCAAAGTCAACTTGCCAAAttcagctgcaaaatgtaatgtttaaaattCAGTGTTAACATCCGGAAACCCAAGGAAAAGCGATCGATTCTAGAGCAGTAGTTAGACATAGTCTAGAGCTTTGTATACACTTTCAAGAGCAAATTGAAATTCTAAATGTTCTAAAACCACTACAAGCCATTACAAATTGATCAGCACTCCCCTCTGGAGAAATTAAGGTAACAGTTCAATCTTTTGACACTTGCAGTTTGTGTGTTAAACAAACCTAGAGAGGGAAATTGTATACAAACCGGTAGCTGGTCTCCATCTTTGATCGAGTGCACAGATGAGGTCTGTGAGTTCTGGGACAGAGTTCTGCTCCTGGTGACGATGTCTGGAGGGGGctgtttctcctcctcctccttcagcaGGGAGGTGAAGTCCACTCCAGACCGCTGCAGCTCTGTATACGTCCCCTTTGCCACCATGTGACCCtgacacgtgcacacacagttAGGATACTCTGCGACTGTGTTTACATTACCACTGCCAACTCATAAACACTATCTCATCATGAATAAACACACTTTAACAAGGTTATGGTTAATACATTCCATTGTACAAAGATGCTGGTGCTGAGCTCTTAATACACTAACAATCTCAAAGCTGCTAGTGACCTCAGCAGGCTGTAATGTTAATGTTGCAACAACATTTTGTCAGATTCTGCTCCTACAAACATGACCAGTAACATGGCTGTAATTCTTAATTAAATGAAATTGTATAAATTGTCAATACAGTAAATTGGCACCCATGATGCACATCACACTCAACACCGAAGAGAATATTTAATCTCCAAATTCATTCAGATTAGCATTTTATAATCCTTTAGATAAAGCCAAACTATCTGTTTGACTCATACGATGGCTCACTCAGACTTCATTTGTACCATAGAGATAATTAACAATGGATGAATGCCATCATTTCTCTTAAACACATAAGttcacaagttttttttttcatgaggcCCAGTGTTGAAGAGCAAGAaatatgtgtactgtatgtcttaCGTGTAAATACTGTACATCTAGTAAAGTTTGGGTACATATAGATTATTTCACTCTGTACAGGTACCAACCTCCTTGAGGACAACAATCTGGTCGGCTACTTGCAGGTACTGCAGCTGGTGAGTGACCAGGATACGAGGCTTGTTCTTCAGCAGGCCACAGATACACCTGATACATGGACATACAGTGAAGATTGTGTCAGGTTTTAGTATGAACACATCTACTGTATGTGAATTGCAGCAGAAGTCTAGAATTGAACTagatttactgtgtgtgttttttttgttaggtAACTGTAAGCGGTATTGTATTATCCAAGCGGAAAACTGTAACAGGAAGCGTGGGGCCAACTTCAATTGTCTGCCTGACACTAGCAGCACCGCACCTCTTCCTGCCTCAGCCTTAGTTCAgaggcccgtttcagaaagcaggtgtAGTGAAAACGcttgagtttgttaaccctgagatgagggaaactctgggttttctgtttcgtCAGAGTTTCATCAGGTTTTctgttaatcaaacctgagagagaggggtaactccagcccgtttcagaaagagagggaacttcacctcagagtcagttactatggtaactgagtctgtgaacctaacctggtcgggagcaggttttcttcaataaacctcgagtttctctcagtctcctccctctgacacagcactctttcatttcctcattcattcattcattcagtctgtatcaggcgcattttagcgcagtttatctgcatgaataaaaaaaacaaggttgCTGTGTTAAGCAGAttataaaacctttttttttctcaaaacatggcatttccttttgtcgacgatcccgttgatgaagaagctgtattacttcgcagggagttaaacatacgtcggaagatgatattgaggccccgactatagatgcatttcaatttccagataactacctatttgagcggtatcgtttttcttcccagtctatcagttatgtagcctacataaccttatctgtCCTCacatcactaacgtcacccatcgtggatatgctcttacatcccagcaggttctttgtgtcacattattataggttcaataccatttcaccagtaatattatacttatgattaaatatgaaattaatacactatattggaacttaacccttgtgttgacttcgggtaaAATTGACCCgttatcagaaaatatgggacgtagaaataagcgctgaaaatgtgtagaagaaaaacacttaacaatttaaaacgttggaaaaagcaaaaacaaactgtgaaaaaaaaggcgtcaaaaacatcttcctttttttaacgaaatacatgttcaaactcgctgtatgtgcgcatgagtatttctgccgaccagtttgtttgtggttaccatggtgaatcgtatcatggctccattcatgatgcctttttattgtggtggtgcacgcgcttaactcCGAGTGAACCCACTCCGAGTGAACCCactccgagttgattgaaccaactcaaatcagctgttctggaaccgaaccGAACTcaagagtttcccatctcagggtaaatagACCTGGACCTGGTAAATAGAGGACATATTTATCACTCAGTATAAACTATATAGGGGCGAAAACTAAGGGGAAAAAGCTACATTATTAAACAATGCAGATGCATTCCCAGCTCTTTTTACAGGAACTTTCCGCTGCTAAGGCTTTCCGCTTCAGCTTTGAAGCTCTCTCCCACACACTGTCCAGAACACTCCAGTACCTTCCTGTTTGGTAGATCAAATAAATCCCCCGTGCTGTGGTCTTACAGCATATGAGACCTTAACAGACCTGTCTCCAGCATTCAACCACTGAGCAGAACAGTTTGTCTACGAGGACAAACCCACCCTGAGAATTCGTGCCTGAAACACTTCATGTAACTGTTAGATCACTCACTGTTCAAACAGGTGTCTTCCGACCTCAGCATCCACAGCACTCAAAGGGTCATCCAGCAGGTAGATGTCTGCATCCTGATACACAGCCCTGAAAACACAACATGTTGTTAGCACCTACTGTCAGACAGCATGTAGCTTCTACACTATGTGGAAAGTTTCAGTCACTGGTTTTCATTCTACTTGGTTTTCTGCTTGTTGCTTTTAAGGACAAAGGTCAAACTTTCTAGTCTCTTGGACTGCAACATATATGTTGTCATTCAGTGTCATGCTTTGCAATGGTTTGCCTATTAAAGTATTAGTTTCGATAGGACAGACTTTTGCCCTTTTCCTCCTTTAGAAACACACCTTGATGTGTAAAATCGGTGGAGTTCACCGTTAAAGATGATTTGCTTCTATTCTGTCTATATTAATTACTGTGTTTCTGTGCAGGAGCCTTTTGTATTTTTACATACATCTATGCTCATTTTCATTTGAAAAATATTTCGGTCACTTTGTTAAAATGTGCTCTCATTAGACAGTCTAACAGACAGGGGACTGTGGGGATTTATGGTGATTTTGAGCCACCCAAACCAGGAGGCTGGTCCTCTAGGCCACCAGCTCTCTCCACCCATGCTGAGACAGGGAAACAGCAGCAGTTTTAGCCAGTAAATGCAAAGCTTACCTTTTAATACAGCAGGTAAGCTGGTCTGAACATGACTAGCTGAATGACAACAAGGCTCCATTTGATGTTGAATAAAAGTGCTTTTGCTCTACCTTAACTTTTGATCTCAACTTTAA is a window encoding:
- the LOC116044563 gene encoding multidrug resistance-associated protein 4-like isoform X2 — encoded protein: MEKVKKDKTNPAATASILSKIFFWWLNPLFRIGRKRKLEEDDMYEVLTEDRSEKLGQDLQRCWDHQLQMATKELRTPSLAKGIIKCYWKPYGVLGLFTLVEEVIKVIQPVILGKMIEYFENYDPDNMTALYETLGYAAGLSMCTICLALTHHLYFFHVQRTGMKIRVAMCHMIYKKALRLSSSAMGKTTTGQIVNLLSNDVNKFDDVTIFLHFLWVGPLQAAAVVGLLWAEIGPSCLAGMVILMFLMPTQTMFGRLFSKFRSKTAVLTDERIRTMNEVVSGMRIIKMYAWEKPFAALVTEVRRKEISKIMKSSYLRGLNMASFYCASKIILFVTFTLYVLLGNTITASRVFVTVSLYTSVRLTVTLFFPSAIEKLFESRVSVRRIQSLDAPSLQNLSFTLNSSHLLAVIGPVGAGKSSLLSTILRELPHEKGVLTVKGQLTYAAQQPWVFPGTIRSNILFGKELDTQKYERVIRACALKRDMELLPDGDLTIIGDRGATLSGGQKARVNLARAVYQDADIYLLDDPLSAVDAEVGRHLFEQCICGLLKNKPRILVTHQLQYLQVADQIVVLKEGHMVAKGTYTELQRSGVDFTSLLKEEEEKQPPPDIVTRSRTLSQNSQTSSVHSIKDGDQLPAEHVQTVAEESRAEGTIGVSLYVKYLRAGASIVVLLVGIVVSILAQVAYIMQDWWLAHWADEQDKLTANSTVIQNGLNITAELNTDFYLGVFGGLTAAVIFFGFFRNIVLFHVLVRSAQTLHNRMFNSILKTPVHFFDVNPIGRVLNRFSKDIGQLDSMLPWTFADFIQVFLQIVGTIAVSVSVIPWILIPVVPLLLVFLFLRRYFLQTSRNIKRLEATTRSPVFSHLSSSLQGLWTIRAFGAEERFQQAFDAHQDLHSAAWFLFLTTSRWFAVRLDGLCAIFVTVATFGCLLLRDQLDAGSVGLSLTYSVTLMGMFQWGVRQSTELENMMTSVERVVEYTELESEAPWETQKRPPPDWPRKGLVTFDQVSFSYSTEGPLVLQSLKAMFRPKEKVGIVGRTGAGKSSLVSALFRLAEPQGKIYIDGVLTSEIGLHDLRQKMSIIPQDPVLFTGSMRKNLDPFNHHTDEDLWKALEEVQLKSVVEELPGKLETVLAESGSNFSVGQRQLVCLARAILRKNRILVIDEATANVDPRTDELIQKTIRDKFRECTVLTIAHRLNTIIDSDRILVLDAGKIHAYDEPYTLLQDPDGIFYKMVQQTGKQEAAALLEAAQQVYNSRSHPSIANGHAVTADGNLVIFETAL
- the LOC116044563 gene encoding multidrug resistance-associated protein 4-like isoform X1, encoding MEKVKKDKTNPAATASILSKIFFWWLNPLFRIGRKRKLEEDDMYEVLTEDRSEKLGQDLQRCWDHQLQMATKELRTPSLAKGIIKCYWKPYGVLGLFTLVEEVIKVIQPVILGKMIEYFENYDPDNMTALYETLGYAAGLSMCTICLALTHHLYFFHVQRTGMKIRVAMCHMIYKKALRLSSSAMGKTTTGQIVNLLSNDVNKFDDVTIFLHFLWVGPLQAAAVVGLLWAEIGPSCLAGMVILMFLMPTQTMFGRLFSKFRSKTAVLTDERIRTMNEVVSGMRIIKMYAWEKPFAALVTEVRRKEISKIMKSSYLRGLNMASFYCASKIILFVTFTLYVLLGNTITASRVFVTVSLYTSVRLTVTLFFPSAIEKLFESRVSVRRIQEFLMLDEITKGPAALPQDEKKDAFVEIQDLVCYWDKSLDAPSLQNLSFTLNSSHLLAVIGPVGAGKSSLLSTILRELPHEKGVLTVKGQLTYAAQQPWVFPGTIRSNILFGKELDTQKYERVIRACALKRDMELLPDGDLTIIGDRGATLSGGQKARVNLARAVYQDADIYLLDDPLSAVDAEVGRHLFEQCICGLLKNKPRILVTHQLQYLQVADQIVVLKEGHMVAKGTYTELQRSGVDFTSLLKEEEEKQPPPDIVTRSRTLSQNSQTSSVHSIKDGDQLPAEHVQTVAEESRAEGTIGVSLYVKYLRAGASIVVLLVGIVVSILAQVAYIMQDWWLAHWADEQDKLTANSTVIQNGLNITAELNTDFYLGVFGGLTAAVIFFGFFRNIVLFHVLVRSAQTLHNRMFNSILKTPVHFFDVNPIGRVLNRFSKDIGQLDSMLPWTFADFIQVFLQIVGTIAVSVSVIPWILIPVVPLLLVFLFLRRYFLQTSRNIKRLEATTRSPVFSHLSSSLQGLWTIRAFGAEERFQQAFDAHQDLHSAAWFLFLTTSRWFAVRLDGLCAIFVTVATFGCLLLRDQLDAGSVGLSLTYSVTLMGMFQWGVRQSTELENMMTSVERVVEYTELESEAPWETQKRPPPDWPRKGLVTFDQVSFSYSTEGPLVLQSLKAMFRPKEKVGIVGRTGAGKSSLVSALFRLAEPQGKIYIDGVLTSEIGLHDLRQKMSIIPQDPVLFTGSMRKNLDPFNHHTDEDLWKALEEVQLKSVVEELPGKLETVLAESGSNFSVGQRQLVCLARAILRKNRILVIDEATANVDPRTDELIQKTIRDKFRECTVLTIAHRLNTIIDSDRILVLDAGKIHAYDEPYTLLQDPDGIFYKMVQQTGKQEAAALLEAAQQVYNSRSHPSIANGHAVTADGNLVIFETAL